The DNA window TGTTTCCATGCTGGTTGCGCGAAGACTCAGGATAGAAGAAAAGTTCGCACACATGCTCTCAACATCAGTCTCGATATGCGGCGTCTCGGCTGCCATTGCCACTTTTGGCGCTATAAAAGGTGAAAAGAAGCACCTCAATATGACCCTCCTGCTAATCGCGGTCTTTGTAATACCAATGTTCCTTGGAATGCCGCTACTGGCAAAGGCTATGGGCATGAATGAAGCATGGGCAGGCGCATGGTTTGGAGGGACAATCGATACTACGGCTGCCGTAGTGGGCGCAGGATCGTTCTACGGAGCTGAGGCAATGAAATCCGCATCTGTTGTCAAGATGTCCCAGAACGTGCTTATCGGCTTTGTGGCATTCCTGCTTGCATTCTATTTCACGACTGTAGTTGAAAAAAGCGGCGAGAAGGTCAGTACCAGGCAAATATGGGACAGGTTCCCCAAGTTCATCCTCGGATTTGCTGCGGTTACAATTATAACATCCCTGGGATTGCTTTCTTCCGGAACTGTTGACGTGACCAAAGTGATACGTTCATGGATATTTGCGTTTGCGTTCGTGAGCATCGGGGCTGAAACGTCCATAAAAGAGTTCAGCAAAAT is part of the Candidatus Methanoperedens sp. genome and encodes:
- a CDS encoding putative sulfate exporter family transporter, with the translated sequence MTDENKENGIGESNESPFKKAGYFLIGFVLLVILAVLSVYISQNKIANQEIGKGWGFEYVVIAILIGLILRSIVDLSRPLSNGFEKIRPAFRTELLVKIGLVLLGAEISIGTLWAYGVRGFAQALIVVITVYYVSMLVARRLRIEEKFAHMLSTSVSICGVSAAIATFGAIKGEKKHLNMTLLLIAVFVIPMFLGMPLLAKAMGMNEAWAGAWFGGTIDTTAAVVGAGSFYGAEAMKSASVVKMSQNVLIGFVAFLLAFYFTTVVEKSGEKVSTRQIWDRFPKFILGFAAVTIITSLGLLSSGTVDVTKVIRSWIFAFAFVSIGAETSIKEFSKIGRAPFIAFTVAQAFNVVWTLLISYILFSALD